In Arthrobacter alpinus, a single window of DNA contains:
- a CDS encoding DEAD/DEAH box helicase, with protein MTETLFGGPSLPPAYPERAAWGTAQKLRAWQSEAMEKYFQENPKDFLAVATPGAGKTTFALHIVTQLIARGIINRVTVVTPTDHLKRQWADAAAKVGIAIDPNFKNADGRHGKGFVGVAVTYAQVASKPMLHRAKTEAARTLVIMDEIHHGGDALSWGDGIREAFEPAARRLSLTGTPFRSDTAAIPFVEYAEDRDGIRRSKADYTYGYGEALKDHVVRPVMFMAYSGQMRWRTSAGEEMAANLGEAVTKDVTAHAWRTALNPAGEWIPAVLAAADKRLTEVRRAVPDAGGLVIATDHEDARAYAAQLKKITGESPTVILSDDAKASDKIDSFSAGDKRWMVAVRMVSEGVDVPRLAVGVYATSTATPLFFAQAVGRFVRARKRGETASIFLPSVPNLMELANQLELERDHALDRPDKDPDGFIEEDAEMEEANREEKASDTMEKFKFEALESQASFDRVLFDGGEFGTGGAIGSDDELDFLGIPGLLDADQMGLLLRQRQADQQTRRRKKAPAAEPEAPPLVDHRMLMDLRGELAKNVSAWSARSGMPHGMVHSELRRICGGPAVAQANESQLQTRMKKLQDWFIGRK; from the coding sequence TTGACGGAGACTTTGTTTGGCGGACCGTCCCTGCCCCCGGCCTACCCTGAACGCGCAGCGTGGGGGACGGCCCAGAAGCTTAGGGCCTGGCAGTCCGAAGCCATGGAAAAGTACTTTCAGGAGAACCCGAAGGACTTCCTGGCGGTAGCCACGCCAGGAGCAGGCAAGACCACCTTCGCGCTGCACATTGTGACGCAGCTGATCGCCCGCGGGATCATCAACAGGGTCACCGTCGTGACGCCCACGGACCACTTGAAGCGTCAATGGGCCGATGCCGCGGCCAAGGTAGGCATCGCGATTGATCCCAACTTCAAGAACGCCGACGGCCGCCATGGCAAGGGCTTTGTTGGCGTTGCCGTGACGTATGCGCAGGTGGCCAGCAAGCCAATGCTGCACCGTGCCAAGACCGAGGCCGCCCGGACCTTGGTCATCATGGATGAAATCCACCACGGCGGTGACGCGCTGAGCTGGGGTGATGGCATCCGTGAGGCCTTTGAACCGGCAGCTCGGCGCCTGTCCCTGACCGGAACACCATTCCGCTCCGACACCGCGGCGATCCCCTTTGTGGAATATGCCGAGGACAGGGACGGAATCCGCCGTTCCAAGGCCGACTACACCTATGGCTACGGGGAAGCACTCAAGGACCACGTGGTCCGGCCCGTCATGTTCATGGCCTATTCGGGCCAGATGCGCTGGCGCACCAGTGCCGGTGAGGAAATGGCAGCCAATCTGGGTGAGGCCGTCACCAAGGACGTCACCGCCCACGCCTGGCGCACAGCGCTGAACCCGGCAGGGGAGTGGATCCCGGCGGTCCTGGCCGCGGCAGACAAACGCCTCACCGAGGTCAGGCGTGCAGTGCCCGACGCCGGAGGCCTGGTGATTGCCACCGACCACGAGGACGCACGCGCCTACGCAGCCCAGTTGAAGAAGATCACGGGCGAATCGCCCACAGTCATCTTGTCCGATGATGCCAAGGCCTCCGACAAGATCGATTCGTTTTCGGCCGGCGACAAGCGCTGGATGGTTGCAGTTCGCATGGTGTCCGAAGGTGTTGACGTGCCGCGTTTGGCCGTTGGCGTCTATGCCACTTCGACCGCCACACCGTTGTTCTTCGCCCAGGCCGTTGGGCGCTTCGTGCGTGCCCGCAAGAGGGGCGAGACGGCGTCGATCTTCCTGCCCTCCGTGCCGAACCTGATGGAACTTGCCAACCAGCTGGAGCTCGAACGAGACCACGCGTTGGACCGCCCGGACAAGGACCCGGACGGCTTCATCGAGGAAGACGCCGAGATGGAGGAGGCCAACCGCGAGGAAAAGGCCTCCGACACCATGGAGAAGTTCAAGTTCGAGGCCCTGGAATCTCAGGCTTCCTTTGACAGGGTGCTGTTTGACGGTGGCGAATTTGGCACCGGCGGTGCCATTGGAAGCGACGACGAGCTGGACTTCCTGGGCATTCCCGGATTGCTCGACGCCGACCAAATGGGCCTGTTGCTGCGACAACGCCAGGCCGATCAGCAGACGCGGCGGCGCAAGAAGGCTCCGGCGGCCGAACCGGAGGCTCCGCCACTGGTTGACCACCGCATGCTCATGGACCTGCGCGGCGAGCTGGCCAAGAACGTCTCAGCGTGGAGCGCCCGTTCCGGGATGCCCCACGGCATGGTGCACAGCGAATTGCGGCGCATTTGCGGCGGCCCGGCCGTGGCGCAGGCCAACGAGTCACAGCTCCAGACGCGCATGAAGAAGCTCCAGGACTGGTTCATCGGCCGCAAGTAG
- a CDS encoding AI-2E family transporter produces the protein MSSSPESSAAGPEDTPAVPTVNNPQTAEAKATSDGGTPSPAAAADSASVAVDADARTVAAPVAADIAASRQSARAVPRGWRAWIMKAVSQPIPGAQPRVRFDLPMEPGVQGGATTPEVAQTSSMVRHPIYFGFMGTVGVGIALFLNYMLANTESLLLWIVTALFIALGLDPVVRWLEKRKVPRGLGIVIVLVALLGAVAIFFATLIPTIIEQTTQLVNKAPVWISDFLNSDFFKQLDVQYHVLDTINEQVAKFFQDAQAVGGIFGGVVGVGTTIANGLFGTLIVLVLSLYFLASLPSIKKWGYRLAPRSRRARVEELSEEITRGVGNYVIGQVCVAVLNAAYAFIVMTILNVPFTVLLAFMVALMAFIPLVGGTIAAVVVIAVSLTVGWQTALIYAICYLAYLQFEAYFVSPRIMQKAVAVPGAVAVISVIAGGSLLGVLGALIAIPTAAAVMLLVKEVFVARQDKM, from the coding sequence GTGAGCTCGTCCCCTGAATCAAGTGCAGCCGGCCCGGAGGACACCCCGGCCGTTCCCACCGTGAACAACCCCCAAACTGCTGAGGCCAAGGCCACCTCCGACGGCGGAACACCGTCCCCTGCCGCTGCGGCTGACAGCGCATCTGTTGCAGTCGATGCCGACGCCAGGACCGTAGCTGCCCCGGTTGCCGCGGATATTGCGGCATCGCGTCAGAGCGCCCGCGCGGTTCCTCGCGGATGGCGCGCCTGGATTATGAAAGCTGTGAGCCAGCCCATTCCCGGCGCCCAGCCACGAGTCCGCTTTGACCTCCCTATGGAGCCCGGCGTGCAGGGTGGGGCCACTACCCCGGAAGTTGCACAGACCTCCAGCATGGTCCGGCACCCCATCTATTTCGGATTCATGGGCACAGTAGGCGTTGGCATCGCCTTGTTCCTGAACTACATGTTGGCTAATACCGAGTCCCTCCTGTTGTGGATTGTGACGGCTCTCTTCATTGCCCTGGGACTGGATCCGGTGGTCCGCTGGCTGGAAAAGCGGAAGGTTCCGCGCGGTCTTGGCATTGTCATCGTGTTGGTGGCGCTGCTGGGCGCCGTGGCTATCTTCTTCGCCACACTCATCCCCACAATCATTGAGCAAACCACGCAGTTGGTGAACAAGGCCCCGGTGTGGATCAGCGATTTTTTGAATTCGGACTTCTTCAAGCAACTCGATGTCCAGTATCACGTCCTCGATACCATCAATGAGCAGGTCGCCAAGTTCTTCCAGGACGCCCAAGCCGTGGGCGGCATCTTTGGCGGTGTCGTGGGCGTTGGAACCACCATCGCCAACGGGCTTTTTGGCACGTTGATTGTCTTGGTGTTGAGCCTGTATTTCCTGGCTTCACTTCCATCGATCAAGAAGTGGGGATACCGTCTCGCGCCGCGTTCACGGCGGGCCCGGGTTGAAGAACTGAGCGAGGAAATTACCCGCGGCGTGGGCAACTACGTCATTGGCCAGGTCTGCGTTGCTGTTCTGAACGCCGCCTACGCCTTTATTGTCATGACAATTCTGAACGTCCCGTTCACGGTCCTGCTGGCCTTCATGGTGGCCCTGATGGCATTCATCCCGCTGGTGGGTGGCACGATCGCGGCCGTGGTTGTCATTGCCGTGAGTTTGACCGTTGGATGGCAGACTGCACTCATCTACGCCATCTGCTACCTCGCCTACCTGCAGTTTGAGGCGTATTTTGTATCGCCCCGCATCATGCAAAAAGCTGTTGCTGTGCCCGGTGCCGTTGCCGTCATCTCCGTTATTGCCGGTGGCAGCCTGCTCGGCGTGCTTGGCGCCTTGATTGCCATCCCGACAGCAGCGGCCGTCATGTTGTTGGTTAAGGAAGTCTTCGTTGCACGTCAGGACAAGATGTAG
- a CDS encoding tetratricopeptide repeat protein, giving the protein MSQNTPMPPNATPGINLRGAVDLSALKNRATSPSTPSAGSPYAVDVNEASFQEFVQLSQKVPVVVSLGSGRSQQSAQINAVLEKLMNDYSGKIALGRVDVDSSPQVAQAFGITAVPTVVALINSQPVPMFEGDLPEAQIREFLDELLKVAASNGVTGNLGGAPDPEAATEPPLPPLHQAARDAIDAGDLEGAEASYEKALAEMPNDAAAKVGLAQVHLMRRAAEINVVQAEEFRTRAAGDRDDLEAALAVADLDVTGGHVEDAFARLVKFIGTHFGPERDTVRVRLLELYDVVGVSDPRVSASRQALARALF; this is encoded by the coding sequence ATGAGTCAAAACACCCCCATGCCGCCCAACGCGACGCCCGGGATTAACCTTCGTGGCGCCGTCGACCTTTCAGCCCTGAAAAATAGGGCCACGTCCCCGAGCACACCCTCTGCAGGCTCGCCCTACGCAGTTGACGTGAACGAGGCGAGTTTCCAGGAATTCGTCCAGCTGTCGCAGAAGGTTCCCGTGGTGGTGTCCCTGGGATCGGGTCGCTCGCAGCAATCGGCCCAGATTAACGCCGTGCTGGAAAAGCTGATGAACGACTACAGCGGAAAGATTGCGCTGGGCCGGGTTGATGTTGACTCGAGCCCGCAGGTCGCTCAGGCTTTTGGCATCACCGCCGTGCCCACCGTGGTCGCCCTGATCAACAGCCAGCCGGTTCCCATGTTTGAAGGGGACCTTCCGGAAGCCCAGATCCGGGAGTTCCTGGACGAGCTGCTCAAGGTGGCCGCCAGCAACGGTGTAACCGGGAATCTAGGTGGAGCGCCGGATCCGGAGGCAGCAACGGAACCTCCTTTGCCACCGCTGCACCAAGCCGCTCGTGACGCCATCGACGCCGGTGATCTCGAAGGCGCCGAGGCAAGCTATGAGAAGGCGCTTGCCGAAATGCCCAACGACGCCGCAGCCAAGGTTGGCCTGGCACAGGTGCACCTCATGCGCCGCGCGGCCGAGATCAACGTGGTCCAAGCCGAGGAATTCCGGACCCGGGCGGCAGGAGATCGAGACGATCTCGAGGCGGCCCTGGCCGTGGCAGACCTGGATGTCACAGGTGGCCACGTTGAAGATGCCTTCGCCCGTTTGGTGAAGTTCATCGGCACTCATTTTGGTCCCGAGCGCGACACCGTCCGGGTTCGCCTCCTGGAACTGTATGACGTAGTGGGTGTCAGCGACCCGCGTGTCTCAGCATCGCGACAGGCACTTGCAAGGGCCTTGTTCTAA
- a CDS encoding ABC transporter ATP-binding protein — MNTSFAQSPSDGRPPALSIRGLTKRFASKTAVDSIDLDVPAGSFYGLVGPNGAGKTTSLSMATGLLRPDAGQVHVLGVDVWKEPLEAKRLMGLLPDGVRLFDRLSGEQLVSYAGLLRGMDKDTVSSRVKDLLAALDLTRDAGTLVVDYSAGMTKKIALAAALIHAPKLLVLDEPFESVDPVSAANIRDILDDYVASGGTVIVSSHVMDLVQRMCDHVAVIAGGHVLAAGTVAEVRGNQSLEEKFVELVGGRNESAGLAWLRTS, encoded by the coding sequence ATGAACACTTCATTTGCACAATCTCCCAGCGACGGGCGGCCGCCTGCCCTGTCAATCCGCGGATTGACCAAGCGATTTGCTTCCAAGACCGCCGTCGACAGCATTGATCTGGACGTCCCCGCAGGATCCTTCTATGGCCTGGTCGGTCCCAATGGGGCGGGCAAGACTACCTCGCTGTCCATGGCCACTGGCCTGTTGCGTCCGGATGCCGGGCAGGTTCATGTCCTCGGTGTGGATGTGTGGAAGGAGCCGCTGGAGGCGAAACGGCTTATGGGGTTGCTGCCCGATGGCGTGCGTCTTTTTGACCGCCTAAGCGGAGAGCAGCTGGTGAGCTATGCAGGATTGCTGCGCGGCATGGACAAGGACACCGTGAGCTCCCGGGTCAAGGACCTGCTGGCGGCCCTTGACCTCACCCGTGATGCCGGGACCTTGGTGGTGGATTACTCCGCCGGCATGACGAAGAAGATTGCTCTTGCTGCTGCCTTGATCCACGCACCTAAACTCCTGGTGTTGGATGAACCGTTTGAGTCCGTTGACCCGGTTTCGGCCGCCAATATTCGTGACATTTTGGATGACTATGTGGCTTCTGGCGGAACCGTGATTGTTTCCAGCCACGTCATGGATCTGGTGCAGCGCATGTGTGATCATGTGGCAGTGATTGCCGGTGGTCACGTTTTGGCCGCAGGAACGGTCGCCGAAGTCCGTGGCAACCAAAGCCTTGAAGAGAAGTTTGTTGAGCTGGTTGGCGGCCGCAATGAGAGTGCAGGGCTGGCATGGTTGCGCACCTCGTAA
- a CDS encoding alpha/beta hydrolase has product MVFDPASLIFSPASGPVRASSILPAVRENIELHTADGLTLVGELALPADGVVNATLITLHPLPTHGGFMDSHVYKKASYRLPALAGIAVLRFNTRGTSSPRGTSEGIFEEGVGERLDLEAAVAFAVDRGLPNRWLVGWSFGTELVLKYGAVQPVADAVEGAVLLSPPLHRAQDTDLRSWAQAGKPLTVLVPEFDDYLRPLEAAQRFALVPQAKMVPVDGAKHLWVGEKYAARALNEIASTVLGTKVSLPVEWDGPVAALPAF; this is encoded by the coding sequence ATGGTATTTGACCCCGCCTCCCTCATTTTTAGCCCAGCATCTGGCCCCGTCCGGGCTTCGAGTATCCTGCCGGCCGTGCGGGAAAACATTGAGCTGCATACCGCCGATGGCCTGACGCTGGTGGGGGAGCTGGCATTGCCGGCCGACGGCGTCGTAAACGCCACGCTGATCACGCTCCACCCATTGCCCACGCATGGCGGGTTCATGGATTCACACGTCTATAAGAAGGCTTCCTACCGGCTGCCCGCCCTGGCCGGCATTGCCGTGCTGCGCTTCAACACACGGGGCACGTCCTCGCCGCGCGGCACGAGCGAAGGCATCTTCGAGGAAGGCGTTGGCGAACGGCTGGACCTTGAGGCTGCCGTTGCTTTTGCCGTGGATCGAGGATTGCCCAACCGCTGGCTCGTGGGCTGGTCCTTTGGCACGGAGCTCGTGCTGAAGTATGGGGCAGTGCAGCCGGTAGCGGATGCGGTTGAGGGTGCCGTGCTGCTGTCGCCGCCGCTGCACCGGGCCCAGGACACCGATCTGCGCAGCTGGGCACAAGCTGGCAAACCCCTGACGGTCTTAGTCCCCGAATTTGACGACTACCTGCGCCCGCTGGAGGCAGCACAGCGGTTTGCCCTGGTCCCACAGGCCAAGATGGTGCCGGTGGACGGAGCCAAGCACCTCTGGGTGGGCGAAAAATATGCTGCCCGAGCCCTCAATGAAATTGCCTCTACCGTTTTGGGAACAAAAGTGTCCCTGCCAGTTGAGTGGGACGGGCCTGTTGCCGCGCTTCCCGCCTTTTAG
- the nucS gene encoding endonuclease NucS, with protein sequence MRLVIAKCSVDYVGRLKAHLPLAVRLLLVKADGSVLVHSDGGSYKPLNWMSPPATMRTVSPDDAELENGVIDQWIVQSSKTDDRLIINIYEHVSDSSHDLGVDPGLIKDGVEADLQRLLAEQIGLLGDGFTLIRREYFTAIGPVDILARDAKGATVAIELKRRGDIDGVEQLTRYLELLNRDPLLAPVRGIFAAQQIKPQAKTLATDRGIECKTLDYDAMRGVDDSASRLF encoded by the coding sequence GTGCGTTTAGTGATTGCCAAGTGCTCCGTCGATTACGTCGGACGCCTCAAAGCCCATCTTCCCCTCGCCGTTCGGCTGCTGTTGGTTAAGGCCGACGGTTCAGTTTTGGTGCACTCTGACGGCGGTTCCTACAAGCCGTTGAACTGGATGAGCCCGCCGGCCACCATGCGGACTGTTTCCCCGGACGACGCCGAACTTGAGAACGGCGTGATCGACCAGTGGATTGTGCAGTCGAGCAAGACCGACGACAGGCTCATCATCAACATTTATGAGCACGTCAGCGATTCCAGCCATGACTTGGGTGTGGATCCGGGCCTGATCAAGGACGGCGTCGAGGCTGATCTGCAGCGTCTGCTGGCCGAGCAGATTGGTCTGTTGGGCGATGGATTCACCTTGATCCGGCGCGAATACTTCACGGCCATTGGCCCCGTTGACATTCTGGCCCGCGACGCCAAGGGCGCCACCGTGGCCATTGAGCTCAAGCGCCGCGGCGACATCGACGGTGTGGAGCAGCTCACCCGCTACTTGGAACTGCTTAACCGCGATCCACTGCTAGCCCCGGTCCGCGGCATCTTTGCGGCCCAGCAGATCAAGCCGCAGGCCAAAACCTTGGCCACTGATCGCGGGATCGAGTGCAAAACTCTTGACTACGACGCCATGCGCGGCGTAGATGACAGCGCTTCCCGCCTGTTCTAA
- a CDS encoding DUF3039 domain-containing protein, with translation MSLPPDPFENDPAYGGGQTGGSTAVIERQELKQEVEPGDSERFSHYVRKEKIMESAMTGEPVIALCGKVWTPGRDPQKFPVCPECKEVYDGLRPEGGGKGKGPKKPKE, from the coding sequence ATGAGTTTGCCTCCAGACCCCTTCGAAAACGACCCTGCATACGGTGGTGGCCAGACCGGTGGGTCAACTGCCGTCATTGAACGCCAAGAATTGAAACAAGAAGTTGAGCCGGGCGACAGCGAACGGTTCTCGCACTATGTGCGCAAGGAAAAAATCATGGAATCGGCCATGACCGGCGAGCCCGTCATTGCCCTGTGCGGCAAGGTCTGGACACCGGGGCGCGATCCCCAGAAGTTCCCCGTCTGCCCCGAATGCAAAGAGGTCTACGACGGACTTCGCCCCGAGGGCGGCGGCAAGGGCAAGGGCCCGAAGAAGCCCAAAGAGTAG
- a CDS encoding N-acetylglucosamine-6-phosphate deacetylase, which produces MTDPTAAPTSEKFLIQGDVVTDNGIVEDGLLAIEGDRIVYAGRADHFDEPGFGDHDLRAANIISLPAGHRILPGLIDVHNHGGNGGDFPSGDEASARVAVDFLHRAGTTTLLASMVTASPEDLLKGIGVYAKMTDEGLLAGIHLEGPFLSHTRCGAQNPAFLLEPDLELTAALIEAGRGSITTMTYAPELPGADELVDLLTSHGITPSLGHTDSDTVTAAESLEQAREGMDSAGFDGVSGRPTVTHLFNGMPPMHHRSPGPVAACLRAASAGNAAVELVADNTHLDPETVKTVFALVGAANILLVTDSMAAAGLADGQYMLGPSPVTVANGVATLDATGSIAGGTATLLDVVRRTTAAGVDFVDALTSATTVPAAVLGLTDEVGSLRRGLRADILIVDSELALQRVMRAGHWLN; this is translated from the coding sequence ATGACTGATCCCACTGCTGCGCCCACGTCCGAAAAATTCCTCATCCAAGGCGACGTTGTCACCGACAACGGCATTGTTGAGGACGGGTTGCTGGCCATAGAGGGCGATCGGATCGTTTATGCCGGGCGTGCCGATCACTTTGACGAGCCGGGCTTCGGCGACCATGACCTACGCGCCGCCAACATCATCTCGCTTCCGGCCGGTCACCGGATTTTGCCCGGCTTGATCGATGTTCACAACCACGGTGGCAATGGCGGCGACTTCCCCAGCGGCGATGAGGCCTCTGCCCGGGTGGCTGTTGATTTCCTGCACCGGGCTGGCACCACCACTCTTCTGGCCAGCATGGTGACCGCCTCCCCCGAGGACCTCCTGAAGGGCATCGGCGTCTACGCCAAAATGACCGATGAGGGTCTTCTGGCTGGCATTCACCTCGAGGGTCCGTTCCTTTCCCACACCCGCTGCGGAGCCCAAAACCCGGCGTTCCTGCTTGAGCCGGACCTCGAACTCACGGCTGCACTCATCGAGGCCGGCCGCGGAAGCATCACCACCATGACGTACGCCCCGGAATTGCCGGGAGCCGATGAACTCGTGGACCTGCTCACGAGCCATGGCATCACCCCGTCGCTGGGCCACACCGATTCTGACACTGTCACGGCGGCAGAGTCCCTGGAGCAGGCTCGTGAAGGCATGGACTCCGCCGGGTTCGACGGCGTCTCCGGCCGCCCCACCGTCACTCACCTTTTCAACGGCATGCCGCCCATGCACCACCGGTCCCCCGGGCCCGTCGCGGCGTGCCTGCGTGCTGCCAGCGCCGGGAACGCCGCCGTCGAACTTGTTGCCGACAACACCCACCTGGACCCCGAGACAGTCAAGACCGTCTTTGCCCTGGTGGGCGCCGCAAATATCCTGCTGGTGACCGATTCCATGGCGGCGGCGGGCCTGGCCGATGGCCAGTACATGCTGGGTCCTTCCCCTGTCACGGTGGCCAATGGTGTTGCCACCCTGGACGCCACCGGATCCATCGCCGGCGGGACGGCGACTCTGCTGGACGTTGTTCGGCGCACCACGGCCGCGGGCGTTGACTTTGTCGATGCGCTCACCTCGGCCACAACAGTCCCCGCGGCCGTCCTCGGGCTCACGGACGAGGTTGGCTCCCTGCGCCGCGGACTGCGAGCCGATATTTTGATTGTCGACTCCGAGCTGGCCCTGCAGCGGGTCATGCGTGCCGGTCACTGGCTGAACTAG
- the nagB gene encoding glucosamine-6-phosphate deaminase — MEVIILPSSKEVGALAADAIEALVRNKSNAVIGLATGSSPLPIYDELARRHDEEGLNFTQVRGFALDEYVGLPVGHYESYREVIRREFTNRVDVAPENVHGPDGASENITAACQQYEDAIVAAGGIDLQILGVGTNGHIGFNEPGSSLASRTRIKTLAEQTRQDNARFFDNIEQVPHHVVTQGLGTIMDARHLVLVASGAGKADAVRDFVEGPVSASCPGSILQFHPRVTVIIDEAAAAKLAGAATYRHAYDNKPVWQGL, encoded by the coding sequence ATGGAGGTCATCATCCTCCCCAGCAGCAAGGAAGTTGGCGCACTGGCTGCCGACGCCATCGAGGCCTTGGTGCGCAACAAGTCCAACGCTGTTATCGGTCTGGCCACGGGTTCCTCCCCGTTGCCGATCTACGACGAACTGGCGCGCCGCCACGACGAAGAGGGCCTGAACTTCACTCAGGTCAGGGGCTTCGCGCTCGATGAGTACGTGGGTTTGCCTGTTGGCCACTACGAGTCCTACCGCGAAGTGATCCGCCGCGAATTCACGAACCGCGTGGACGTTGCGCCCGAGAACGTCCACGGCCCGGACGGCGCAAGCGAGAACATCACGGCAGCCTGCCAGCAGTACGAGGACGCCATTGTTGCTGCCGGCGGCATCGACCTGCAGATTCTGGGTGTTGGCACCAACGGCCACATCGGCTTCAACGAGCCCGGCTCATCGCTGGCCTCACGCACCCGCATCAAGACACTGGCCGAGCAGACACGCCAGGACAATGCGCGCTTCTTTGACAACATCGAACAGGTCCCGCATCACGTGGTGACGCAGGGTCTTGGCACCATCATGGACGCCCGCCACCTGGTTCTGGTTGCTTCCGGTGCTGGCAAGGCCGACGCCGTCCGCGACTTCGTTGAGGGCCCCGTGTCCGCTTCGTGCCCGGGCTCAATCCTGCAGTTCCACCCGCGGGTCACAGTCATCATTGACGAGGCTGCGGCTGCCAAGCTGGCCGGTGCGGCAACGTACCGCCACGCTTACGACAACAAGCCGGTTTGGCAGGGACTCTAA
- a CDS encoding transporter encodes MVAHLVRLKLTLLRNSLKRSPWQLVGLIIGGLYGLGMLVTVIVALAALGTGEADFIGTAVVLAGAALILGWLIIPVVAAGLDMTLDPARFTTYAIPMKSLLAGLLVSSFIGIPGAITLIASIGTAASWWKHPLAGLVALVCGVLGALTCIAASRAITAASASLASTRRFKDFSGIVLLLPLMFLGPIITSVADGVSNLREYLPALADTVSWTPLGAIWAVPAEVAQGHFGAAGLKFLIAIGTLGVLIWVWKVCLSRALVTPAYTGGGRRRGGKLGFFTWFPATPAGAIAARCLSYWFRDPRYSAGLLIAPLMPLIFVFAGSQAGTGDTLGVALGFGGALAAFLVVWSISADISYDNTAFALHIATGVDGRADRLGRAMAAGVLALPLGLVYSVVGGIVIGDVAQLVATVGLVLGVVGSGLGLASVFSARFTMNAPLPGESPMKTRPGNGLSSALIQMAGFAGLGVLVLPELILAILAVTTGQILFAWLALLVGVVLGGVFFTIGVRMGARIYNERAPELLLAVSADR; translated from the coding sequence ATGGTTGCGCACCTCGTAAGGCTGAAGCTGACGCTGCTGCGGAATTCACTTAAACGCAGTCCCTGGCAGTTGGTGGGGCTCATCATTGGTGGGCTCTACGGTCTGGGCATGCTGGTCACCGTGATCGTGGCCCTTGCTGCGTTGGGAACAGGTGAAGCAGACTTCATTGGCACCGCAGTAGTCCTTGCCGGAGCTGCACTGATTTTGGGCTGGTTGATCATCCCCGTGGTGGCTGCCGGTCTGGACATGACCCTTGACCCGGCACGGTTCACCACTTATGCCATCCCCATGAAGTCACTTCTGGCCGGTTTGCTGGTCTCGAGTTTCATCGGCATACCCGGTGCCATCACCTTGATCGCCTCGATAGGCACGGCGGCCTCCTGGTGGAAGCATCCACTTGCCGGGCTGGTGGCCCTGGTGTGTGGCGTGTTGGGGGCGCTGACATGCATTGCCGCCTCACGTGCCATCACTGCCGCCAGCGCAAGCCTTGCCTCAACCCGGCGTTTCAAGGACTTCAGCGGCATTGTCTTGTTGCTTCCGCTGATGTTCCTTGGCCCCATCATCACCAGCGTGGCCGACGGCGTGAGCAACCTTCGCGAGTACCTGCCGGCGCTGGCGGACACCGTCTCGTGGACCCCGCTGGGGGCCATCTGGGCAGTTCCTGCCGAAGTGGCCCAGGGGCATTTTGGTGCTGCCGGGTTGAAGTTTCTGATTGCCATCGGGACCCTTGGTGTCTTGATCTGGGTATGGAAGGTGTGCCTTTCGCGTGCCTTGGTGACCCCGGCCTATACCGGTGGTGGACGCCGTCGTGGGGGGAAGCTTGGCTTCTTCACCTGGTTCCCGGCAACGCCCGCGGGAGCCATTGCCGCCCGCTGCCTGAGCTACTGGTTCCGCGACCCGAGGTACAGCGCAGGGCTGCTGATCGCCCCGTTGATGCCGCTGATCTTTGTCTTTGCCGGCTCTCAGGCCGGAACCGGTGACACCCTCGGGGTGGCGCTGGGATTTGGCGGGGCGCTGGCTGCGTTCCTGGTTGTCTGGTCCATCAGTGCGGACATTTCCTATGACAACACCGCGTTTGCCCTGCACATCGCCACAGGAGTTGACGGCCGGGCCGATCGTTTGGGGCGTGCCATGGCTGCTGGGGTTTTGGCGCTTCCGCTGGGACTTGTGTACTCCGTGGTCGGTGGAATCGTCATCGGTGACGTGGCTCAGCTGGTGGCCACGGTGGGTCTGGTACTCGGTGTGGTGGGCTCGGGACTGGGATTGGCCAGCGTTTTTTCAGCGCGGTTCACCATGAACGCCCCGTTGCCGGGGGAGAGCCCCATGAAGACTCGTCCGGGAAATGGACTCTCCAGCGCCTTGATCCAGATGGCCGGATTCGCCGGGCTCGGCGTGCTGGTGCTGCCGGAACTGATCCTGGCGATTCTAGCCGTAACGACGGGACAAATTCTGTTCGCTTGGCTGGCCTTGCTGGTGGGCGTGGTGCTTGGCGGCGTGTTCTTCACGATTGGCGTCCGCATGGGTGCCCGAATCTACAACGAGCGGGCACCGGAATTGTTGCTTGCAGTATCGGCCGACCGGTAA